Genomic DNA from Solanum pennellii chromosome 3, SPENNV200:
ATAAgtttagtattttaattaacattaaaGGGTATATACTTCAATTTGGATTTAAGTGTATTTAGAATAATCGGAGGGTAGCCATGACGTAATTGGTATATTTATTATCATGTGATTAGGAGGTCAGAGTTTATGCTATGAACATAGCTTTGTGTAAAAATATAGGATGAAACTGCATATAGTCGTTCTTTTATGGTTATGTTATTTATTAGACTCCGAACATAGTGAAAATTTATTGTGTCGGCCATTAATGTTGAGTTGGTTATCCTACTTGATCCCCCCTCTCCTAGCACGATGGAAGGTTCCGTAGCATATTATGAGCACCATATAAGGGGTAGTTGAGCGACTCGAGTGAATTGTTTCAACTTATTCTAAGATAGGAACAAAAAGAAGCAGGTTAGGAAGGTGGCCTTATTATTTTCGACAAATGAGATTCAAATAAACTACAATTTATTTTACTCTCTACCTCCGTCTTAGTTATATACTAAGCTATATTAACTTCGTAGAGTAGGACAAACGTGATCTAAGGAATTCAAGagtttgataaaattaaaattttcattaatagaattttactattaaaaaattaatcacactaaataattaaagctacatcttatatatataaaaataaaaaataattttaataatataattttttgataaaggGATTACGAGCAACTCCATCTCCATTTCACGTGGGTATAAATAAGGAGGCCTCATATTGATGCTTTGCTCTGCTCtgttttttcattctttcagaaactttaacttttttatttgttctttcaTGGTTTCATTAATGAAGTTCGATCTCGAGAATCCATTAACGGCCTTCGATGGAGACGACGATGACGACAACGACGTTTCAGCTCTCTTCGCCGCCGAGTCCGATCACACGCCGTCCTTCAAATCTACCGACGTTCACTCTTCCATTCGCAATCACTGCTTCACTCTCATTTCTCAAGTAAAAATACTGTTCAAAATCCTTCACTAATTTGTGctgatttaattttgtttaagtCAGTATGTTCTTAGttttttctgttttattttttgtttttgatttgcAGGCGCAATTTTCGTGTAATATCGATCGATTTGCTGCATATCTAGCTGTCAATTACATCGATCGGTTCCTATCCAAGCAACTTTTTCTGGTAATTTATCTCATCAGTCAATCGCATTAAACATAAGCAAATGAAGAATCTGAAACAATGTCTGCATATGTATATGCTCTAAAGAGAAACTAAAATGTGAATTTCACGATGAAATTAGTTGATAATTTAATAGAAATTTTACTTATATGAAGAATCTGTAACAATGTCTGCATATTTATATGCTGTAAAGAGAAATATTAGATcagaacttcgcgacgaaatagTTGGAGATCTTATGGAAACTTTAATTATATGAAGAATCTGAAACATCGTAACTGCCAGAGAACTTCACAAAATGTGAATTACGGGATGAATTGTTGAAGATCTGATggaaaattttccttttctgCAGGAGAATAAGCCATGGATTGTACGAATTCTCGTAACTGCTAGCCTTTCACTTGCTGCAAAGATGAGGAACATCAACAACTCGTCGATCTCTCATATCATAATTTCAATATCCAATAACTCATCCATGGATCAATCTGAACATAGAGACAACGAAGGCTTAATTTTCGATTTGCAGTCGGTTCATCGAATGGAGAATTTGATTCTCACAACGCTCAATTGGCGGTTACGTTCCATCACGCCTTTTGCGTTTCTGCAATTTTTCAACTCGTTGTTTGAACTCAGTAATAATCAGTCACTCAGTCAATCTCTCGAAGATAGAGCTTCAGATGTCATCTTCA
This window encodes:
- the LOC107012774 gene encoding putative cyclin-D6-1 — encoded protein: MLCSALFFHSFRNFNFFICSFMVSLMKFDLENPLTAFDGDDDDDNDVSALFAAESDHTPSFKSTDVHSSIRNHCFTLISQAQFSCNIDRFAAYLAVNYIDRFLSKQLFLENKPWIVRILVTASLSLAAKMRNINNSSISHIIISISNNSSMDQSEHRDNEGLIFDLQSVHRMENLILTTLNWRLRSITPFAFLQFFNSLFELSNNQSLSQSLEDRASDVIFISHYEIKLVGYKPSVLASSAFLCAAHELIPQQVPFFLDAINSKCGHIYKEEVLNCWNVMREVFVDEVVCSSSLTPNSVLDQERTSENADRNNSKKRRLNDFRNNQTFYISQIQHY